CTGCCGCTATCCATTTCCAAAACACCTAGAAAAGAAGCGGATTCGCGTTTCAATGAGTTGGCTGAGGAGCTGGGAATTCTTGAGTTAAAAGACAAATACCCAAATGAAATTTCCGGTGGACAGAAACAGCGTACTTCTGCTGCCAGAGCATTCATCCATAATCCAAGCATCATTTTTGCCGATGAGCCGACCGGTGCATTGGATTCTAAGTCAGCTTCGGATCTTTTGAATAAGCTTAAGTCTTTGAACAAAACACGCAAAGCTACCATCGTGATGGTGACGCATGATCCAGTTGCGGCGAGCTACTCGAGCCGGGTCATTTTCATTAAAGATGGCCAGATCTATACTCAATTGAACAAAGGCGATCAAGAACGCCAGCCATTCTTCCAAGACATCATTAAGACTCAAGGGGTGCTCGGCGGGGTGCAGCATGAACGTTAATCAGTTGATAATAAGGAATTTAAAAAAGAATCTGAAAAACTATTTCTTGTATGTTTTTGCTCTTATTTTCAGCGTCGGCTTATATTTTGCCTTTGTGACGCTGCAATATGATTCATCGATGGACTCCGTTAAAGGAACCATCAAAGGAGGAGCAGCCATCCGGGCAGCATCCATATTGCTGGTTGTCATCGTTTCTGTCTTCCTTCTCTATGCCAACACCCTCTTTATTAAACGGAGAAGCAAGGAGATCGGTTTATTCCAGCTGATTGGGATGACAAAAAATAAGATTTTCAGGATATTAACATTGGAGAATTTCATTCTTTATTTCGGCTCCATGATTGCCGGGATTCTTATTGGATTTTCATTTTCCAAACTGATCATTATGATTCTTTTCAAAGTAACAGGTGTTAAAGCAATTGCCACCCTTCACTTTTCAACACATGCTTTTTTTCAGACGGTGCTGGTGTTCTGCGGAATCTATATTTTGATCATGATCATGAATTTCATCTTTATTAAAAGGCAGAGCATCCTTTCCTTGTTCAGAGTGAGATCATCGACAGAGACTAAGGTTAAAAAGATGTCGATCTGGGGTATCATCATTGGGGTTATCGGGATTCTTCTCGTTGCGGCAGGATACTATATTTCTTCGAAGCTATTCAGCGGCGACTATACAACAATGCCAGAGCTATACGGAGCCATGATATTTATTCTTGGATCTGTCATTATAGGAACCTACCTTTTCTACAAAGGATCTGTCAGCTTTATCTTCAACATGATCCGCAAGCAGAAAAAAGGCTACTTGAATATTAATGAGGTGCTGTCGCTTTCGTCCATCATGTTCAAAATGAAATCCAATGCCCTTCTGCTCACAATCATCACAACGGTTTCTGCACTGGCGATAGGGTTATTGTCTTTGAGCTATATTGGATACTATTCAGCTGAAAAAACAGCTAAAAATCAGGTGCCGACTGACTTCTCACTCACAGATGAAAAGAGTTTCGATAGATTTACAGATGCATTGGAGAAGAACCAAATTCCATACAGCCAAAAGAGAATTGATGTCATTCAAGTACTTTTAGATGTTGACAAGCTCACCGATTCTGATTTTGCCGCTCTTAACGCCAGCATGGACGCCATGCCTACTTCGGCCATCAGCGAAAAGTCCGTAAAAGGTGTAAATGTTGCTAAGGATGAATTAGTTCTAACCGGATACAGCGACCTGCTTGGAAAAGTTATGCCATTGGTGGAGTCCGGAAAGACAGAATTAAAAAGCAAAACTAGCACATACAAACTGGACTATCTGGGATTAAGGGATGAATATCCTATCTCCAGATTTTATACTGGCGGAGGGTCTCCTGTCGCAATTCTTGATGATTCCCTCTTCCAACAGTTAAAAAAAGAGATGGATCCTTCTATTCAAAAGAAATCGAACACCTATATCGGGGTGACCATCGACAATCCTGACCAGCTTGTAAAAGCCAATAAAATCTTCCACAAACTAGGTTTGGATGTAGCATGGATGAATGACTCCCAGCTTGATATCAAGGACGAACAGAAAAGAAACATCGGTTTAATCATGTTCATCGTTGGATTCCTTGGACTCACTTTCTTGATTACATCAGGCTGCATCCTCTACTTTAAGCAGATGGATGAAAGCGAAGAAGAAAAGCCGAACTATACCATCCTTCGCAAGCTTGGGTTTACTCAAAGTGACTTAATCAAGGGCATTCGCAGCAAGCAGCTATTCAACTTCGGGATCCCATTGATTATCGGACTTCTTCACAGCTACTTTGCGGTTCAATCCGGATGGTTCTTATTCGGTGCGGAAGTCTGGACGCCGATGATTATCGTTATGGTGCTTTATACGGCCTTGTATTCCATCTTTGGAATGCTGTCTGTCGTCTATTACAAGAAAGTTATCAAGGAAGCATTATAAAAATAGCGGGCCATTTCGGCTCGCTATTTTTGGGATGCTTACATCACTGTAAACATCCACGTATGACCATACTTGTCTTTCACGGAGCCGTGGAGTTTGGCGAAGAAAGTTGCTTGAAGGTCCATATGTACGTGGCCTTCTTCTTTCAGCAGATTCCACGCATGCAATGCTTTTTCTTCTGAATTGAGTTCCACACTGATGGCAAAATTATCTCCACTAGTTTGCTCCCTCTGTGAATCAGATCCCATGATATAACCATTTTCAGCTAGTTTCAGCTGAGCATGCAGCACGAGGCTTTTATCCTCTTCTGCTACCGGAAAATTAGGGTTCGGCGGCATATCTCCATATTTTTGAAATTCGATAATTTCTCCCCCAAATGCTTCCTCATACAATTTGAATGCTTCTTCACAGCTGCGGTCAAACATCAAATATGGTTTAATCATTGCATTTACCCCTTTGCTTCAATATTTTTGTATAACTTCACTATACGCGAACAAATGTTCTATTGCAAGGATATTTTTTCCTGTTTTTTAGTATGTACATAAAAATTATGCTCCCATACTTCCTAATCAAACGTTTAAATAATAAAGAAAAAACGGGGAGTGACAGTCACTCCCCGATTTTTGTCGAACGTATTTTATTATGCTACCTGCGCATTGAAGGTCATGATCCACAT
This Falsibacillus pallidus DNA region includes the following protein-coding sequences:
- a CDS encoding ABC transporter ATP-binding protein, translating into MTILEAVKLHKSYGNKWNKQEVLKGIDLTIHEGEFVSIMGASGSGKTTLLNVLSSIDKVSEGSIKIENKEMTKMKEKQLAEFRKHHLGFIFQDYNLLDTLTVKENILLPLSISKTPRKEADSRFNELAEELGILELKDKYPNEISGGQKQRTSAARAFIHNPSIIFADEPTGALDSKSASDLLNKLKSLNKTRKATIVMVTHDPVAASYSSRVIFIKDGQIYTQLNKGDQERQPFFQDIIKTQGVLGGVQHER
- a CDS encoding ABC transporter permease; amino-acid sequence: MNVNQLIIRNLKKNLKNYFLYVFALIFSVGLYFAFVTLQYDSSMDSVKGTIKGGAAIRAASILLVVIVSVFLLYANTLFIKRRSKEIGLFQLIGMTKNKIFRILTLENFILYFGSMIAGILIGFSFSKLIIMILFKVTGVKAIATLHFSTHAFFQTVLVFCGIYILIMIMNFIFIKRQSILSLFRVRSSTETKVKKMSIWGIIIGVIGILLVAAGYYISSKLFSGDYTTMPELYGAMIFILGSVIIGTYLFYKGSVSFIFNMIRKQKKGYLNINEVLSLSSIMFKMKSNALLLTIITTVSALAIGLLSLSYIGYYSAEKTAKNQVPTDFSLTDEKSFDRFTDALEKNQIPYSQKRIDVIQVLLDVDKLTDSDFAALNASMDAMPTSAISEKSVKGVNVAKDELVLTGYSDLLGKVMPLVESGKTELKSKTSTYKLDYLGLRDEYPISRFYTGGGSPVAILDDSLFQQLKKEMDPSIQKKSNTYIGVTIDNPDQLVKANKIFHKLGLDVAWMNDSQLDIKDEQKRNIGLIMFIVGFLGLTFLITSGCILYFKQMDESEEEKPNYTILRKLGFTQSDLIKGIRSKQLFNFGIPLIIGLLHSYFAVQSGWFLFGAEVWTPMIIVMVLYTALYSIFGMLSVVYYKKVIKEAL
- a CDS encoding VOC family protein, encoding MIKPYLMFDRSCEEAFKLYEEAFGGEIIEFQKYGDMPPNPNFPVAEEDKSLVLHAQLKLAENGYIMGSDSQREQTSGDNFAISVELNSEEKALHAWNLLKEEGHVHMDLQATFFAKLHGSVKDKYGHTWMFTVM